The genomic stretch ATGTTTAAGAATACCAAGGTGCTTAAGGTAGGGAGACTATTGAGCAACCTTACCGTTAAGTAAGCATGATTGTGGGCTAGGTGGGGAGCACTCTTCGCCTAGCCTTTTTTAGAAACAAGGAGTAGTAACTCCAGAGAATGTGGAGGGATAACTCCTCGGTATGAGGAGTAGCTACTTCGCGAGGCGAGGAGGGATTACTCCCGATTCTAGAAGAATAAAACCACGACGAAAGGGAAACAAAACCTCGAAGGTTTTGAAAACCTTCGAGGTTTAGGAACTGGTAATAACTAGAAATACTATATGCGGATACATTTAAAGATTAAAACACCTAAGCAAGGTATTCCAATCTTGCATCAGCCACTATTAACCGGAACAATTCATAAGTGGATTGGGGAAAATAACAATGTACATGGTGAACTTGCCCTTTTCTCCTACTCCTGGTTAACCGGGGGAAGGCTAAAAAACGGATTACTCCAATTTAGTAATGAAGGTTACTTTTTCATAAGCAGCCACAACGACAAGCTTCTTGCTGGAATTATTAAAGGGATACAAGCCGATCCAACAATGTTCAATGGTTTGGAAGTGAAAGAAGTGCTTATAGAATCAAATCCAGACTTCTCCCATATCAACCATTTCAACGTTGCGAGCCCAATCTTCATAAAGCGACGAAACGAAACCTCCATACAGCATATTCTTTACACGAATCCTTTAGCGGGTCAATACTTGGCTGAAACGTTGCAAAATAAGATGGAGAAGGTTGGATTAACTGACGATGCGCTTAAAATTGAGTTTGACTTAAGCTATAGCAAGGCATCAACCAAGCTAGTGCACTACAACGGTATTGACAATAAAACCAGCTGGTGCCCGGTAATAATTGAAGGAAAACCGGAAACAAAAGCCTTTGCATGGAATGTGGGGCTGGGTAATTCAACAGGAATAGGGTTAGGTGCAATAAAGTAAAACTAAACCTTCAAGGTTTTCAACGCTTGAAGGTTATAAAGCAGCAGCAATGTTATACGTCGTAAAATATTCAGGTCCGTTTGGTTTTATAAAACCTTGGACCGCCGTTCGCGATAGCGAAACCTATAGCCAGCAGTTTTTGACACCATCGATAGTAGCGGGTATTGAGCGTAAACTCTTTCCCGAATTACTCAATAGTCCCTTTGGTATATATAAAATCAAGCGGCATAGGTTATCCTATTCTGGAATATCACAGCAGCAGGAACAGATTCAACCTCGCGGATGGAATACCAAAGGAACGGCAAGAAACCGAACCTATGAGCGGCCCTATGCCATACTTGTTCGTGGAGTACTAATTAACCCAATATTATGGCTTGCATTTGAAAATATTGAGGATGCTCAGATTGCATCGAGCCAGCATATCTGTTTAGCAAGGAATGAGGACATTTTATACCCTGAAGAGGAGATTCTTCAAGTTGAGGAATCTGAGCTGGATTCCGATGAGGAGACCTTTCATGGATTTGAGTTGATTATGGAACAGGGTGATAACTCCTTTATGGTTGGGTATAATAGACTAGATGGCAACAAGCCCATGTTTGGCTGGTTGAAAACTGTTGGAAACCCTGTAAAAAATGTTTATTAGATGATTCCGTGTAGCCATATAAAGGCAAAAGGTGCGCCCGATAATACACCCTTGTTTGTGCACTTAGAGCAGGTGATGATTGTTGCCGAAAAGATTGCACAAGCAAAGGGTATGGATGTATCTATTGCAAGAGCTGGCGCGCTGCTACATGATATTGGTAAGGCAAGTCCTGTTTTTCAGGCTCAACTTAATGGGATTCGTCCAAAACGCTTTTTCCGACACGAGATTGCCTCACTGCTGTTCCTGTCCCTGTTTGATTCACATATCCATCCGCAGCTAATCGAGATGGTGGTAGGTCACCATAAGTCAATAAAAACGCCCAACAACTCGGCTGCGAAGGGAATTCTTGATTTGGAAGATAGCTGCGATGATTCCTTTGAAGTCCATGCAGAAAAGTGGGATGAGTGGATGCCTGCAGCTGTTGAGATACTAAATGGATTTGGAATTGCTGCAAAAGCAATATCATTGGAGGAAGCATCTTCGAACTATCAAGTTGCACTAGATTACTGTTGCGATGTTGTTAAGCAGCAGGGCTATTCGAAATGGAAAGGCTTACTTATGGGAGCCGACCATTTTGCATCTGCTCTTGGAAATAAAACCTCAGAGCAGGCAAGTAGGATATTTAAGACTCCAAACCTTGCTTTCTTCGATCGCAAACATCCACTTTTTCCTCTTTCTCTTAAAGAGTCGGATTCTGCAAAACCGCATACTTTAGTTGTTGCATCAACAGGTGCAGGCAAAACCGATTTTCTTTTTAGAAGGTGTAAAGGACGAGTATTCTATACATTGCCCTTCCAAGCATCTATTAATGCTATGTATAAGAGGGTAAAGCGAGATTTGGAGTCAACAAATCCCGATTTAGATATTCGGCTTTTGCACTCATCGTCCCAAATTGTTGTAAGCGGTGCTTCCATCGAAGAAAAGACAATTCAGGGGCATATTGGCTCCTCCATTAAGATTCTTACCCCGCATCAAATTGCATCAATTGCTTTTGGTTTGCAGGGATTCGAGGCAACCATTGCAGACTTAGAAGGGTGTGATGTTATTCTTGATGAAATACATACTTATAGCGGGGTAACCCAATCAATCGTTTTTAAGATAGTTCAAGTATTAAAGCACCTTAATTGTCGAATACATATTGGTACAGCAACTATGCCAACAGCCCTATATGCTCAAATAATTGAAGTGTTGGGTGCAGAGAATGTTTTGGAAGTGAAGTTGAGCGCCGATGAGCTGAATGCGTTTGACAGGCATGTTGTACACAAAATTGGCGAATGGAGCAATGCTTATACAGAAATTGCCAAGGCTATAGCCGAAAGCAAAAAGGTGCTAGTAGTGTGCAACAAGGTCAAGAATGCTCAAGCACAGTATACATATTTTAAAGAGCAATACCCAAGTATTCCAATTGTCTTGCTGCATAGCCGTTTCAAAAGGAGTGATCGGGAGCAAAAAGAGAAGTTGCTTCTCGGTCTCAATGATGATGGGAGGCCCAATGGCAACTTTAACACTTCCACGGATGCGTGTATCGTAGTTTCTACTCAGGTAGTTGAAGTTAGCTTAGACATTAGCTTCGATATTATGGTAACTGAAACAGCTCCCCTAGATGCCCTTATTCAACGATTTGGCCGCATAAATCGAAGGAGAACTGAGGCTACCATTGGAAAGTATATGCCCGTATTCGTCATCCAACCGCCTGAAAAGGAATCGGACTGCAAGCCATACAAGCAGGATGATTTAGCTAGCAGCTATGAAGTGTTGCCTTCGGGAGAAGTATTAAAGGAGATTGATTTACAAGCAAAAATTGATACTGTGTTTCCATCAGTAGATTTACTGAATATTGAGCAGCATTCGGTATTTAAGCAAGATGGTAAATGGCGAATAGACTTCCTTACCCATAGGAATAAGTCGATCCTTTTTGAACTGCTAGAGATTGATAGCATTGCCTGCATTGTAGAAGATGATGAGATTGCCTATCGTGAAGCCGATTATGAGGCACGAGTGGGAATGGAAATACCGGCAAAGTTCAACTATGGTTTTAAGTCGCTTCGGCAATTGCTATTTGGAAGCAAGCCTTTTATTGTTCCCAACCGAGCTTATAGTAGTGAGCTAGGGCTTGATATGAGCCTCGTTAAATCGGAGAATTACTCAACATTTGAATTCTTATAACTATTGACCTATGATAACAACCGTTATTGGGCGAACATTTTTACACGCATACAATAGAGAATACAAAAAGGACTATACTTCCAAGGAGTTTTTTGATAAAATCTACTTTGAGTTGTTCTTCAACCATCCGAAATACATGATGTGGGCGCAAAACTCACCTTTTGTTCAGATGAAAAAGGGACAAACTCCAGAGACTTTAACTTC from Williamwhitmania sp. encodes the following:
- the cas6 gene encoding CRISPR-associated endoribonuclease Cas6, which gives rise to MRIHLKIKTPKQGIPILHQPLLTGTIHKWIGENNNVHGELALFSYSWLTGGRLKNGLLQFSNEGYFFISSHNDKLLAGIIKGIQADPTMFNGLEVKEVLIESNPDFSHINHFNVASPIFIKRRNETSIQHILYTNPLAGQYLAETLQNKMEKVGLTDDALKIEFDLSYSKASTKLVHYNGIDNKTSWCPVIIEGKPETKAFAWNVGLGNSTGIGLGAIK
- the cas3 gene encoding CRISPR-associated helicase Cas3' encodes the protein MIPCSHIKAKGAPDNTPLFVHLEQVMIVAEKIAQAKGMDVSIARAGALLHDIGKASPVFQAQLNGIRPKRFFRHEIASLLFLSLFDSHIHPQLIEMVVGHHKSIKTPNNSAAKGILDLEDSCDDSFEVHAEKWDEWMPAAVEILNGFGIAAKAISLEEASSNYQVALDYCCDVVKQQGYSKWKGLLMGADHFASALGNKTSEQASRIFKTPNLAFFDRKHPLFPLSLKESDSAKPHTLVVASTGAGKTDFLFRRCKGRVFYTLPFQASINAMYKRVKRDLESTNPDLDIRLLHSSSQIVVSGASIEEKTIQGHIGSSIKILTPHQIASIAFGLQGFEATIADLEGCDVILDEIHTYSGVTQSIVFKIVQVLKHLNCRIHIGTATMPTALYAQIIEVLGAENVLEVKLSADELNAFDRHVVHKIGEWSNAYTEIAKAIAESKKVLVVCNKVKNAQAQYTYFKEQYPSIPIVLLHSRFKRSDREQKEKLLLGLNDDGRPNGNFNTSTDACIVVSTQVVEVSLDISFDIMVTETAPLDALIQRFGRINRRRTEATIGKYMPVFVIQPPEKESDCKPYKQDDLASSYEVLPSGEVLKEIDLQAKIDTVFPSVDLLNIEQHSVFKQDGKWRIDFLTHRNKSILFELLEIDSIACIVEDDEIAYREADYEARVGMEIPAKFNYGFKSLRQLLFGSKPFIVPNRAYSSELGLDMSLVKSENYSTFEFL